From the genome of Nocardia sp. NBC_01503, one region includes:
- a CDS encoding MarR family winged helix-turn-helix transcriptional regulator — protein MPTRTTPAAAGDTHLWNRVLTLHALVETRLGAALQRHHGLGLSEYRALVFLGDAPDNELRMQDLATKLGLNQSSVTRLVTRLNAADLTYRDLCPDDKRGVYTVLTDSGRTRYRQARPTYENTLTAALAEAAESDPAVADLLAAARKTEAAQEN, from the coding sequence ATGCCAACTCGAACCACCCCAGCGGCCGCCGGTGACACCCACCTCTGGAACCGCGTCCTCACCCTGCACGCCCTGGTCGAAACCCGCCTCGGCGCCGCGCTACAGCGCCACCACGGCCTGGGCCTCTCGGAGTATCGAGCCCTGGTCTTCCTCGGCGACGCCCCCGACAACGAACTCCGCATGCAGGACCTGGCCACCAAACTCGGCCTGAATCAAAGCTCGGTAACCCGCCTGGTCACCCGCCTGAACGCCGCCGACCTCACCTACCGCGACCTGTGCCCCGACGACAAGCGCGGCGTCTACACGGTCCTGACCGACTCCGGCCGCACCCGCTACCGACAGGCCCGCCCCACCTACGAGAACACTCTCACCGCGGCCCTGGCCGAGGCCGCCGAATCCGACCCGGCCGTAGCCGACCTGCTTGCCGCAGCCCGGAAAACCGAAGCGGCGCAGGAGAATTGA